The nucleotide sequence GTCTGGTTAACTCTGGAAGAGTCAATACTCACAGGGAATATGATCATGACCCATATTTTTCTAATTCTAGTATCAACAgataacagcaaaagaaaaactataACTGGAAGGAAATACTAATTTACAACATTTTGAGTATATTCAACGTCGAACTCTCCtacaatttcaagctaccaatgtcCATTTTTAACACAAGGATACCTTAGTTCAAACTCTCAGTTATTAGGGGCAAAGACTAAATTTTAAGTTAGTTAATTCTTGATATCTACAGCAAATCTAAACTAATTTCTTTACCATCCTCACTGGACACTCCTATTTAGTTGTATTACAAAAGTTGTACACTGTTTAATTCTAAACGCAAAAATAGTGACTTGGAATTCTACTTCAACTGCTCTCTTCCATTGCCCTATTTCCATTAGCAAATTCTACATCTTTGTTATCGTAACAGAAATGAAGTCTATGTataaaaaaagcaaacacaagACAAAAATACTTGTAACAAAGATTACTCTTCCAATAAAGTTAAGAGCTACCTAATGCTATAGAACTACGGGCAGCAGAGTTGAACATTTTGCTCAAAACCAATACAACCACACTTACTggcaaatataaaatacacacctTAATAACAGCAACATTAAAGTTtacaaaggaatttaaaaaaagaccacAGTCTTTTACCTACATTGTTTAGTAATCCACTTACAAGTCTCCATCATTGACACTTAAGCTCAACAATGTTGGACTTTAAAGTATAATGTTGTGTTCTTCAAGCATAGCCCTGCTAACTGTAACTACAAAATTAGCAGCTTTGGATCAATGTTTGAGAATATTAGTAATATCTCTATGTTTAAAACTAGTGGGGAAAATGCGATTAGCAATTGTAATAACAAACAAAATGGGACCTAGAGATAGTTAatgattaaaacagaaaataaaagttttaagtaACAGCACTGGAAGATTTTAGTAGTTTGAAATTTCAGTAATTTCAATTCATTGACAATTTAATGGATGCCTACTCCTGGAATTCACCAATCAAATGAAGTTCAGACTAACCATAGAAACAGCTCAACCAATTACACTTCAGGGTAGAATCCACCTATCAAATTTTGCTCACACATAAAGGAAAAAGCTTGGCAACAGCAGCCTTGAAAAATCCTCCAATGGAGTGCATGTAGATTCTGGACCCTCCTCCaaaagagattctgattcaggtcTGTGGAGGTACCTAGCAATCTGCATTTTTAATCACCTCTAACCCCACACTCAGATGGAGGTGGTAGTCTTACCATACTTTGGACTACAATGACCTAACAAATGTCAAACATATTAACATAAAAGGTTACTAAAGTGACTGATGTTAATTATACCCACATAATCAAGTATCTTATTTGTGGGCATTTCAAGCTTTAATCTTGGCACAAaccaatatttaaaatacataaccaCAGCTAAAACAGTATTTCTCAAAGTTCTGACACACTGGAGCTAAGATTAAATACATTGTTTCCCACTTAAGGGGAAATCCATAATCCCCGTTAGCAAACTACAAGTCTTCAAATTCCTGTATCTCCACAAGCCCAGTATCATCTTTAAGCACACCTTTTCTCCCCGTCATCAATCCAATCCTAACTACCACTCATGCCTCTTGTACCTCAATGCACAATTCTTTAATGCTGCCTATTCTCATCCGAGATACTATGTTCTCTCCACTTTGACTGCCTCTTCAGATCCAGGAAGCCATTTATTCCAACTCTCCTTTTGTAAGAGTCACTGTTTGAAACTAATTACCAATACAGACCTTTAGTCCCATGACCTTGTAATGTTCTGCAGCATCCCTAAGCCAAATCTGAGGGTTCTTGTTCCCCTAAACACTGCAatgtctaaaatttttaaattacatgttctgtgtatgaccttgagcaactCAAAATTTCTGACATCTCAACATTGAAATAAGTATCACCTACCTCTTTggtttgtgatgattaaatggtACCATCTTATGCAAAGATTTAGAACTGTTCTTGGTACAAAGCAGGATTGCCAACTCTTAGAGCCTTTCCCACCCACCATTTTACCTGCAAAGCACCAATAGCCGCACTCTGGAAGCGCAGATCTGTTTTGAAGTCCTGAGCAATTTCCCGCACCAGACGCTGGAAGGGAAGTTTGCGAATCAGAAGTTCAGTGGACTTCTGATAACGTCTAATTTCACGGAGTGCCACGGTACCAggcctttaaaacaaaacacattaaaGTGGTTACCAAATACATAGAAAAACCTAAGAGAGATGAGCTTTATAGAGACCAAcgtttcaaaaaataaatcactCAACTATTCTTCAGCTTCTGTATCAATTTTCACCCATCAATTTATGAGCTGAATATTCAGGTCTATTAAGAGCAACACAACAATATCTTTAAAGCAAAAAGCATACTATTAAAGTAGATTTCTGGCAGGGAGTTAAATAAAAgccctctttatttttttcatctttaataatatatacataaaactaaTTTCTGGTATCATTACAACTTGGGAAGATACTAGGTCACTAACAAAGTCAAAATTGTTCACTCTTCTCAAGGCACCACTCTCCTTCCCACCCGCACCCTCAATTCTTCTGAAAGACTTACCAATACAACCCAATGagcttcatttaaaaacatacttgtGGTATTTAAGTTTGATTTCCCAGAACACCTTTACTTTGACTACTGCCCATCCCTCCTGGTTAAATTGGAATACTCTGGATTGTATGGTGTGTCTTCCAtatggaagtttttttttaaactaagtaatTTACAGCAAGAAATTTACCCCAATTCTGacttatttcttctattttatgaGCTTTTATTTTAGGTTAACTGTAAAATCATTTGCAGAGAGTACCTAAATACGGACAACTTCTGCCCTCTAATGGCAGATGCCCTTAACAACACTGCTCAGGGTAGTTCAAAACTAAACGTGCTAATAGAAGGAAATAAACCAATTCAAGTAAATGAAGGACAAGAACTTAACATGCCCTCCAATCCTGATTATTTTACCAAAAGCAAGAGCATCCTGAAAAACGTATTTAAAAACTCacctattaaaaaaatatacattactAACTTAACAGCTAAATATAATGTTACTCTATTCTACTAACGTTATCAGTGATGAAACGCCTCCCTTAGCCTATGGGCAAAATTATGGCTTCAAAAATTTAACATGTTATCAATAAAACCTAACactaagattatatatatattttggagtATTAGTAAATCAGTTTCTCTAAAGCAAAAAGTATGTTTACTATACATCTTTTTATTAGATTATACAGACACTGCTTCAGGAGGTAAgactgtcccattttttcctcttctttttaataCCTGTAACGATGAGGTTTCTTCACCCCTCCAGTAGAGGGCGCACTCTTGCGAGCGGCTTTTGTAGCCAGTTGCTTCCTCGGTGCTTTACCACCGGTCGATTTGCGGGCGGTCTGCTTTGTACGAGCCATGGTATAGAGACCTCCTTACTTACCTactagcatcaaaaaaaaaaaaaaaaaatcaccatacgCAACCACCAAACATACAGTTCACTACCACAGCCCCCCCATCTGGATATTAtggtcaatattaaaaaaaacataagtCCGTAATGTTATATAATTTGAAAAGGTGCAGATTTTATCTACCACCCAAATAAGACTTCTTGAAACAAACTGTAGTACTAGAAAATTGTTAGCATTAACACCCATCATCTCTCAAAATGCCGAATCTGAGCGATAAATGGCAAAACAAAAAGACCCCTAATAGCCTTcgcttcagtttctttaattaAAGTAGAAATTAGAAATATCTGAAACATTCGACCGACAAAAGTCAAAAGAATGAAGCCACAAACCACAGAAAGGTCGAATCAAATTACAGCAAAAAAGGTTTTAGCCCCCCCCCGCAGCCCCCCCTTACGCCTGGCAGTTGATAGATTTCCTGTAAATATCTGCAAATATTCCTGGTTTTGCATCTCTACAGTTATGTTGACAAAAAGGCGTCTCAAAAAACAAGAGAAAGCAGCTACCACCAGCGAGCAGTCTACAAAGCACGTCCTCGCGTCCAGTCCTCACAGGCTTcgcaatgaaataaaaaaaaaaaaaaagtgccccgCACCCGGGCTTTAATTAACGCACAAGACCGGCCGACAGGTCCACCCCAGCACCACATAAACTTTTGGTTTCGCCTTCTCCGGCCCCTCGGCAGAGGGTTCCCCCCAGCCTGCCCGCCTCGCTCCCAGCGTCTCGCGCAGGCACAAACTAGCCTCCCAGACcagaacaaaatggaaacaatcgCAAAACGTATCCGATTCCCTTCCAAAGAGACAAAACACCAAAACGCTCGAAAATCCCCTGATCCCCTGCCACGTGCCGCCCTCCAAAATGCAAAagttttttttgcatttcaaatGCATCAAGTTTCCGCTTctctaaaaaaggagaaaaaaacagtttctctttaaaaatttttcctccttttttgaaATGGGGAAGAGAGAAACGGGGGAAAAAATATGGTCGGTGACCAGAGAAGAGAGACAAGATGGTGAAGCTTAGCAACAACTGTGGGGAGGCAGCAAAAAGCGAGTTACCCCACGGTGGGAAGCAGCGGCGATTTTCACCCTTTTCCCGCCCGAAAACTGGGGGCCGGGGCCCAGGGGCGGTAGTTAAGAGGCCCGCGCGGGTCGTGGTGAAGGTCTGGGGTCCCGGGAAGGGGCGGCGGGCGGGATTTCACCGAAGAAAGAGGAGCCAGGGgcgcagggaggagggagagcaggcTCGGCGACGCGGCGGTTGCTGCTGTTGGGCTGAGGCGGCGAGAGACGGGGGAGCCGCCGGAGCCGCCGCCgcctgaggggagagagaaactCGCTCCTCATCTCCATTTCTGGGCCAAAAAGTTTGTGGGCCAAGCTGGAGGGACCCTGAGTCCCCTCCCCGCACCTCCGGGGCCCGACCCGGGGCTGACGGCAAGCGGGGCTCGGTTCCGGGGAAGCGGGCAGACGGGGAAACTTACCCCCCTTCTCCTTCGGCTGGAGCTCGGCAAGCTAGAGGCGGCGCTGGCGTTGGAGAGCgacggcggcgcggcggcggctgCGAACACAATTGAAAGATGGCTGACACCGAGGCTATCCCCCAACAcacgccgccccgcccccgcgccgcgCGCCAACCAATCACACACAATGGAGGGAaggctcggccccgcccccgcccctcgctcgagccccgcccctccccctccccccgcgcGGCCGTTCGCTGGCGCGCGCTCGCCCCTCCCCCGCGCGCcgcccgctccctcctcccggccGCCTCGCGCCGTGTGTGTACAAACACAAAAGACACGCCGAAGGGCCGCCGGCTCCTGCCGAGACGCCCGCCCGCCTACCCCCGTTTTAACTCCCGCTCCCCGGCCCTGCACTCCCACCCCGCTGCGTGCACACACGTCATCGAACTCAGGAAGCCCGGGTTTGGGGCGTCCAGGGTGAAGTCgaggggaggggcaggcgggCGGAGGCGCGGCCGGTGAACGCCCGGCCTGCGGGCGTCTCGGGCCGCGGCCGGGAGGGCGAGGGAGGGGGGTGCCCAGCTCCCGCGCAGGCCCCGGCGCGCGTCCACGAGGCTCCCCGGGCggcgtgggggcggggaggaggactCGGCCCGCGCGGTCGCCGCACCCCAGTTGAAAACACTGCCCAACAGGAAGCTTGCAAATAGAAGCCTTGCGTCCCGCGCCCACTTTCGGATGGGGCTGCTTTGGCAACTGGCAGAGAGGATGGACCGCCCTCTTCACGCTTTCGCTCCGGGCCAGGTGCAGCCGGCCCGCCCGCCGACAACTTTATTCACTGAAGACACCAGCTTGGGCCGAGGCGGGCCCCGCGGTGCGGGCTGCGGGCGGTCCGCCGGGGCTCTGCCACCTAGGACGCCCGACCCCTTGCAGGTGGCATCTCCAGGGCGGAGGGGACTGGGCTCGCCTTCTTGGGTCAGGATGCCTGATGCAAGATGGCTGTATTTTGTAAGCCTCTAAAACAATGTATGGAATACAAAGCCAACTGCACCAGAGGCATGACGACCAGTCCTGGCAGCTCGTCCTATTAGCCATTTGGGCCTTTGGACCGTTTCAGTATTCGGTAGAATTGCCAAATACAGGATAGTCAAATGTTGTCAGCAGCTTCTGCATAGTTTAGATGCGGCGGAAAACGGCAGAAATAAGGAAAACGTTTGGGGATTATTACGTTTATCCATTTTCTAATTCTCAGTAGCATAGGAAACAGACTTCACTGTTCAAGTTATCCACGTTGTCATTTCATTGGCTTTAGAATATCTGCACCATCCCTAGATGGTATTGGCAACACTCTGCAACTATGTGTGAAGGTTTTCAATAGAAGTGTCATGCAGACATCCCATAGGATAGTGAAGGAGATAAATTTTATAGATGTAGTCTAAAGATCTTATAAAGCATCTTAGTCATAAACATTATCCTGAAACATATATGGAAATCAGATATGAGGGAGGGAGtagatttgtccaaggtcacttaAGTGAGGAACAAAcccaagagaaacaaacaaaaatccaagcctcctgtttcattattatttaatgaATGTTAAGTGTCTGTGGTTGCTGCGCAGAACACATGCAATCTGCAAGCCTATCCTAAAAGCACATATGCAAAAAAGCCTTGACAGAGCTGCCAGCTAAGAGTTCCTATAATTCAGGCCAAGAAGAGgagtttttttgcttgttttttgttttgttttgaggaaaCCTAAatatttgttgggttttttccaGGAGTTTTCCAGGAAGGCTGTTCTACATCAATTAAATTCATCGTATCTTTAAGAAATGTTAAACGACATGGATAATGTTCTCTTTATATGCTAGATTTTTCCAGAGCTTCTATTTTTTGGCT is from Vicugna pacos chromosome 23, VicPac4, whole genome shotgun sequence and encodes:
- the H3-3A gene encoding histone H3.3; protein product: MARTKQTARKSTGGKAPRKQLATKAARKSAPSTGGVKKPHRYRPGTVALREIRRYQKSTELLIRKLPFQRLVREIAQDFKTDLRFQSAAIGALQEASEAYLVGLFEDTNLCAIHAKRVTIMPKDIQLARRIRGERA